From the Ctenopharyngodon idella isolate HZGC_01 chromosome 3, HZGC01, whole genome shotgun sequence genome, one window contains:
- the rgs9a gene encoding regulator of G-protein signaling 9a isoform X2: MTIRSNRDHGQHYRPRMACLKKVEAIVVQMQDPSTGVKGSEQKLNVTSIPHAFAGQDIVAWISKHMNMDNDEAQAFGTMLVAFGYIYPLQDHKKLVLKPDGSLYRFQTPYFWPVQKRKAEDTDYAIYLAKRNIRKKGVLDAYEQEEYNKLHKWMNHKWDFIVMQAKEQYQIGKVRQKADRVVFDCQERAYWIVHRPPPQTHSAMDVLDRHIDPNTEEVTDLY; encoded by the exons ATGACAATAAGATCGAACCGAGACCATGGACAACATTATCGGCCACGGATGGCCTGCCTTAAAAAG GTGGAGGCCATAGTGGTTCAGATGCAGGACCCATCGACTGGAGTGAAGGGATCAGAACAGAAGCTAAATGTTACATCCATTCCCCATGCGTTCGCTG GTCAGGACATTGTTGCATGGATCTCCAAACACATGAACATGGACAATGATG AGGCTCAAGCATTTGGCACAATGTTAGTGGCCTTCGGGTACATCTACCCTCTGCAGGACCACAAAAAGCTTGTCCTCAAACCAGATGGCAGTTTGTACCGCTTTCAG ACCCCCTATTTCTGGCCTGTGCAAAAAAGGAAAGCTGAGGACACCGATTACG CTATCTATCTGGCGAAGAGAAACATTCGAAAAAAGGGAGTACTTGATGCTTATGAACAG GAGGAATACAACAAACTCCACAAATGGATGAACCACAAATGGGATTTTATCGTGATGCAAGCTAAAGAGCAGTACCA AATTGGGAAGGTGCGTCAGAAGGCAGACAGAGTTGTGTTTGACTGTCAGGAGAGAGCCTACTGGATTGTCCACAGGCCTCCA CCACAAACACACAGCGCTATGGATGTCCTGGATCGTCATATTGACCCTAATACAGAGGAGGTAACTG ATTTGTACTAA